Proteins encoded within one genomic window of Flavobacterium oreochromis:
- the rpsU gene encoding 30S ribosomal protein S21 encodes MLIIPIKDGENIDRALKRYKRKFDKTGVVRQLRSRQQFTKPSVTRRAEVQKAQYIQGLRDAVEN; translated from the coding sequence ATGTTAATTATACCTATTAAAGACGGAGAAAATATCGATAGAGCGTTAAAACGTTATAAAAGAAAATTCGATAAAACAGGAGTTGTGCGTCAATTAAGATCACGTCAGCAGTTTACAAAACCTTCTGTAACAAGAAGAGCTGAAGTTCAGAAAGCACAATATATCCAAGGATTAAGAGATGCTGTAGAAAATTAA
- a CDS encoding tyrosine-type recombinase/integrase, with protein MSENLIRFQDYLLKEKKYSFYTVKAYVKDLLFFSDYLVGIEGGELEGVTYVLIRGWIVSLVESGLSNLTVNRKMASLKAFYKFLLKIKVIENSPMSQHKSLKIERKVQVPFSEKELEFALAQVEYGHDFEGFRNKLIIDLLYTTGIRRSELINLQVVNVDFNLKTLKVLGKRNKERIIPILDAIFLEINQYLEERSRLSCVFDEEYLFLLTNGKKMNETFVYRLINYYLSIVSEKVKKSPHMLRHTFATHMLNRGADLNSIKEFLGHSSLASTQVYTQSSLGQIKEVYKNAHPRGRK; from the coding sequence ATGAGTGAGAATTTAATTCGTTTTCAGGATTATTTGTTAAAAGAAAAGAAATATTCGTTCTATACAGTTAAGGCTTATGTTAAGGATTTGTTGTTTTTTTCTGATTATTTAGTAGGAATAGAAGGAGGGGAATTAGAAGGGGTGACTTATGTGTTGATTAGAGGATGGATTGTGAGTTTAGTTGAGTCGGGTCTTTCAAATCTTACGGTTAATAGGAAAATGGCTTCTTTAAAAGCATTTTATAAATTTCTTTTAAAGATAAAAGTGATAGAAAATTCTCCTATGTCTCAACATAAATCGTTGAAAATCGAAAGGAAAGTTCAAGTTCCTTTTTCTGAAAAAGAATTAGAGTTTGCTTTAGCTCAGGTGGAGTATGGTCACGATTTTGAGGGTTTTCGTAATAAATTAATAATTGATTTGCTTTATACTACGGGTATTAGGCGTTCTGAGTTGATTAATTTACAGGTAGTTAATGTTGATTTTAATTTAAAGACTCTTAAAGTTTTAGGAAAACGCAATAAAGAGCGTATTATACCGATTTTGGATGCGATATTTTTAGAAATTAATCAATATTTAGAAGAAAGGAGTCGTTTGTCTTGTGTGTTTGATGAAGAATATTTATTTCTTCTTACTAATGGTAAGAAAATGAATGAAACTTTTGTTTACAGGTTAATAAATTATTATCTTAGTATTGTCTCGGAAAAGGTAAAAAAAAGTCCACATATGCTTAGGCATACTTTTGCGACTCATATGTTAAACCGAGGTGCTGATTTAAATTCAATAAAAGAGTTCTTGGGGCATTCTAGTTTAGCGTCTACGCAAGTATATACTCAATCTAGTTTAGGGCAGATAAAAGAGGTGTATAAAAATGCGCATCCGAGAGGTCGAAAGTAG
- the hpf gene encoding ribosome hibernation-promoting factor, HPF/YfiA family produces the protein MKVNVHAVNFNIDKKLISFTDEKVNKLEKFYDKIVSADIFMRVEQTSEKENKVVEAKILVPGDEFVVKKTCKSFEEGVDLSVDALERLLVKRKEKQRAHA, from the coding sequence ATGAAGGTAAATGTTCATGCGGTTAATTTTAACATTGACAAAAAATTGATTTCTTTTACAGATGAAAAAGTAAATAAACTTGAAAAATTTTATGACAAAATTGTGTCTGCTGATATTTTTATGAGAGTAGAACAAACTAGTGAAAAAGAAAATAAAGTAGTTGAGGCTAAAATTTTAGTTCCAGGGGATGAGTTTGTTGTTAAAAAGACCTGTAAATCATTTGAAGAAGGAGTGGATTTGTCAGTTGATGCTTTGGAAAGATTACTTGTAAAACGCAAGGAAAAACAGAGGGCGCATGCTTGA
- the tuf gene encoding elongation factor Tu → MAKESFNRSKPHLNIGTIGHVDHGKTTLTAAITKVLSDAGYCQAKSFDQIDNAPEEKERGITINTSHVEYETANRHYAHVDCPGHADYVKNMVTGAAQMDGAILVVAATDGPMPQTREHILLGRQVGIPRIVVFMNKVDMVDDAELLELVEMEIRDLLSFYEYDGDNGPVVQGSALGGLNNDPTWVPKIIELMEAVDAWIEEPVRDNEKPFLMPVEDVFTITGRGTVATGRIETGVANTGDPVEIIGMGADKLTSTITGVEMFRKILDRGEAGDNVGLLLRGIDKADIRRGMVICKPGSVKPHAKFKAEVYILKKEEGGRHTPFHNNYRPQFYVRTTDVTGTISLPEGVEMVMPGDNLTITVELLNPIALNVGLRFAIREGGRTVGAGQVTEILD, encoded by the coding sequence ATGGCAAAAGAAAGTTTTAATCGTTCGAAACCGCACTTAAATATCGGTACTATCGGACACGTAGACCACGGAAAGACTACTTTAACTGCTGCGATCACTAAAGTATTATCTGATGCAGGTTACTGTCAAGCTAAGTCGTTCGACCAAATCGATAACGCTCCAGAAGAGAAAGAAAGAGGTATTACAATTAATACATCTCACGTAGAATATGAAACAGCTAACCGTCACTACGCTCACGTAGACTGTCCAGGTCACGCGGATTACGTTAAGAACATGGTTACTGGTGCTGCTCAAATGGACGGTGCTATCTTAGTGGTTGCTGCTACTGATGGTCCAATGCCACAAACTCGTGAGCATATCTTATTAGGTCGTCAGGTTGGTATTCCTCGTATCGTTGTTTTCATGAACAAAGTGGATATGGTTGATGATGCTGAGTTATTAGAGTTAGTAGAAATGGAAATCCGTGATTTATTATCTTTCTATGAGTATGATGGAGATAACGGTCCAGTAGTTCAAGGTTCTGCTTTAGGTGGATTAAATAATGATCCAACATGGGTTCCTAAAATCATTGAATTAATGGAAGCTGTTGATGCTTGGATTGAAGAGCCAGTTCGTGATAACGAAAAACCATTCTTAATGCCAGTTGAAGACGTGTTTACAATTACAGGTCGTGGTACAGTTGCAACAGGTCGTATTGAAACAGGTGTTGCTAATACAGGTGATCCAGTTGAAATCATTGGTATGGGAGCTGATAAATTAACTTCTACAATTACAGGGGTTGAGATGTTCCGTAAAATATTAGATAGAGGTGAGGCTGGTGATAACGTAGGTTTATTATTACGTGGTATTGATAAAGCTGATATCCGTCGTGGTATGGTTATTTGTAAGCCAGGTTCAGTGAAACCACACGCTAAATTTAAAGCAGAGGTTTATATCTTGAAAAAAGAAGAAGGTGGACGTCACACTCCATTCCATAACAACTACCGTCCTCAGTTCTATGTACGTACAACTGACGTAACAGGTACAATTTCATTACCTGAAGGTGTTGAGATGGTTATGCCAGGTGATAACTTAACAATTACTGTAGAGTTATTAAATCCAATTGCATTAAACGTAGGTTTACGTTTCGCTATCCGTGAAGGAGGTAGAACAGTTGGTGCTGGTCAGGTAACTGAAATATTAGACTAA
- the secE gene encoding preprotein translocase subunit SecE, with translation MNKVTNYISEAFEEFKSNVTWPGWEEVQKLTVVVAIFSVIFALATWGVDEIFTKTIEGFFNLLKG, from the coding sequence ATGAACAAAGTGACTAATTATATATCAGAAGCTTTTGAAGAGTTTAAGTCAAATGTGACTTGGCCAGGATGGGAAGAGGTTCAGAAACTAACTGTAGTTGTGGCCATCTTCTCTGTCATTTTTGCCCTAGCCACTTGGGGTGTTGACGAAATTTTTACTAAAACAATTGAGGGTTTCTTTAATTTGTTAAAAGGATAA
- the rplK gene encoding 50S ribosomal protein L11: MAKEVSKVVKLQVKGGAANPSPPVGPALGAAGVNIMEFCKQFNARTQDKPGKVLPVQITVYKDKSFDFVVKTPPAAIQLLEAAKIKSGSGQPNRKKVASVSWDQIRTIAEDKMPDLNAFTIEKAMSMIAGTARSMGITVTGDSPLN, from the coding sequence ATGGCTAAAGAAGTTAGTAAAGTAGTTAAACTACAAGTAAAGGGAGGTGCTGCGAACCCGTCGCCACCGGTTGGACCTGCTTTGGGAGCTGCTGGGGTTAACATCATGGAGTTCTGTAAGCAATTTAATGCAAGAACACAAGATAAACCAGGCAAAGTATTACCAGTACAAATTACTGTGTACAAAGACAAATCGTTTGATTTTGTTGTTAAAACTCCACCTGCTGCTATTCAATTATTAGAAGCTGCTAAAATTAAATCAGGGTCTGGACAGCCAAATCGTAAAAAAGTGGCTAGCGTATCTTGGGATCAAATCCGTACAATCGCTGAAGACAAAATGCCTGATTTAAATGCTTTCACAATTGAAAAAGCAATGAGCATGATAGCTGGAACAGCTAGATCTATGGGTATTACTGTAACTGGAGATTCTCCTTTAAACTAA